Part of the Deltaproteobacteria bacterium genome, AAATCGTGAGCAGGCTTGACGAAGTTTTTGAAAAAGCCGGAAGAGAAAACCGTGCGGCCCTGATGCCCTTTCTTACGGCCGGGGACCCGACCTTAGAGCATACCGGTCGATACATCCTGGAGATGGAGAAGAACGGCGCCGACATCGTGGAGTTGGGGATTCCCTTCTCCGATCCCCTGGCGGACGGTCCCACCATTCAGCGGTCCTCTCAACGGGCGTTGGCGGGTGGGGTGACCCTTCGGGCCATCCTTGAATTTGTCGGTGACCTGCGCCGGAAGACCTCTCTTCCGATTGTTCTGATGGGCTATTACAATCCGATCTTCCATTTCGGGGTGACCTCCTTTGTGGAGGCGGCAAAAGGTGCGGGGGCCGACGGTCTCATCGTGCCGGATCTTCCGCCGGAAGAGGCCGGGGAGTTGATCCCGGCGGCGAGAAAGGCGGATCTTGATACGGTCTTTCTCCTGGCGCCGACGAGTACGCCGGAACGGATCGGAAAGATTGCCGAAGTGAGCCGGGGGTTTATCTACTATGTTTCCCTGACGGGGGTGACCGGCGCCCGGACAACCCTTTCGACCGGGATTGAAAACGCCATTGCCCGAATCCGGGAAGTGACGGCCATGCCGGTCTGTATCGGATTCGGGATTTCTTCCCCCGGGCATGTGGAACGCGTTCGTGCCTGTGCCGACGGTGTGATCGTGGGGAGCGCCGTCGTGGGGCTGATCGAGAAGGCCGGCGGGGAGACCGGGGGGGTGGCCGAGGTCGGACGGTTTATTGCAAAGCTGAAGGCCGCGACCGTAAAAGGGGGATAAGGAGGCGATATGGATTCGGTGGAGCGAGGCATGGGAATCCGGGTGGGCGAAGAGGCGGAGGGGGATCTCTTCAGTCGTTACGGGGAAGTCGTTTCCCGGGGGACGGTCCTTTTCTATGAGGGAGACCCCGGGCGGGAGATGTATATCATCCTCTCGGGCAAGGTCCGTATTGCCAAAGAGGCTTCGGGTATGGAGAAGGTCCTGGTTGTTCTCGGCAAAGGGGAGTTCTTCGGAGAGATGGCGATTCTGAATAACAAGCCCCGCTCCGCCACTGCGACGGTGATTGAGGATTGCCGGATACTGATTATCGACCGGGAAACCTTTGAGACGATGATTCGAAGCAACGGAGAGATCGCCGTCCGGATCATCAAGAAACTGGCCGCCCGGTTGCAGGAGGCGGACAACCAGATTGAGAATCTTCTTCTCCGGGACAACATGAGCCGTCTTGTCAATCACCTCAAGCGGAAGGCCCGGGAGGCCGGGGCGCCGGCAACGGGGGAATACCGCATGCCCTTTCTTCCGGAGGACTTTGCCTCCGAAGCGGGGATCTCCGGTCATCATTTAGAGGATCTGCTGAAGAAACTGAGGTCGGCAAAAATTGTCCGGACCGGCAAAGAAGAGATTACCATTGTACAGATGGAAGTCCTGGAGCGGTTTTCAAGGTACCTGGAAATGAAGGATCAATTCTGCAATCTCACCTGATGGAGTCCCCCATGAAAATTGAGGTGCTCGGCTGTCATGGATCGGAGACGCCGTCGGCCAAGACCGTCGGATTCCTGGTGGAGGATCGGATCCTGCTGGAGGCGGGGACGGTTTCCTCCGTTTTGAGCCTCGACCGGCAGTTGGCGATTCACAGTGTGATTATCAGTCATCTTCATCTGGATCATATCAAGGGGCTTCCTTTTCTGGCGGACAATCTCATCGGAGAGCCGGGATCGGCCATCACGGTCTACGGGATTGATGAAGTGCTGGCGGGGCTGAAAACGCATCTCTTCAACGATACGATCTGGCCCGACTGTACACGGATCTCCAACGGGGATGTCTCGGTTCTCCGTTTTGAATCGCTTACGAAGCGGGCGACCACCCGCATCGGAGAGGTGGAGGTGACGCCGATTCCGGTGAACCACACGATTCCCTCCATCGGCCTGTTCCTGCGGAAAGGGGACCGCACCCTTCTTTATACGGGCGACACGGCGCCGACGGAAGAGATTTGGCGGATCGGGCGGCAAAT contains:
- a CDS encoding 3',5'-cyclic-nucleotide phosphodiesterase — its product is MKIEVLGCHGSETPSAKTVGFLVEDRILLEAGTVSSVLSLDRQLAIHSVIISHLHLDHIKGLPFLADNLIGEPGSAITVYGIDEVLAGLKTHLFNDTIWPDCTRISNGDVSVLRFESLTKRATTRIGEVEVTPIPVNHTIPSIGLFLRKGDRTLLYTGDTAPTEEIWRIGRQMPDLSALLIEVSFPDAMEKIARVSGHMTPSMAARELEKLDRPEVPVYVFHMKPKYEAAIIAELQQLLGGAVEVLQEGAVLQI
- a CDS encoding tryptophan synthase subunit alpha, with product MSRLDEVFEKAGRENRAALMPFLTAGDPTLEHTGRYILEMEKNGADIVELGIPFSDPLADGPTIQRSSQRALAGGVTLRAILEFVGDLRRKTSLPIVLMGYYNPIFHFGVTSFVEAAKGAGADGLIVPDLPPEEAGELIPAARKADLDTVFLLAPTSTPERIGKIAEVSRGFIYYVSLTGVTGARTTLSTGIENAIARIREVTAMPVCIGFGISSPGHVERVRACADGVIVGSAVVGLIEKAGGETGGVAEVGRFIAKLKAATVKGG
- a CDS encoding Crp/Fnr family transcriptional regulator, giving the protein MGIRVGEEAEGDLFSRYGEVVSRGTVLFYEGDPGREMYIILSGKVRIAKEASGMEKVLVVLGKGEFFGEMAILNNKPRSATATVIEDCRILIIDRETFETMIRSNGEIAVRIIKKLAARLQEADNQIENLLLRDNMSRLVNHLKRKAREAGAPATGEYRMPFLPEDFASEAGISGHHLEDLLKKLRSAKIVRTGKEEITIVQMEVLERFSRYLEMKDQFCNLT